Proteins from a genomic interval of Trifolium pratense cultivar HEN17-A07 linkage group LG6, ARS_RC_1.1, whole genome shotgun sequence:
- the LOC123889111 gene encoding uncharacterized protein LOC123889111, with product MHHYTYKYVYAKIFLTNDPESCVSTKIINGGGRNPVFNDNLRLSVRTVDSSLKCEIWMMSRVKNYLEDQLLGFALVPLSEVLMKDGKLEKEFSLSSTDLFHSPAGFVQLSVAYNGASPDVMEISAMPNAELDRNGIQKDSETCESIVRDLGKIEFPDPKIVNEDHIMVSEYFGTDSLATTDTENLSSEKGVQFVESFSAACSAESVEPPKVESPSSSVSTNGVVSSTISSTKEKTVDLKDGESDSSNALLNEAFQKPVVSVNIEPEPKMVQQDIVDMYMKSMQQFTESLAKILFYFGS from the exons ATGCATCATTACACATATAAAT atgttTATGCTAAGATATTTTTGACTAATGATCCTGAGAGTTGTGTCTCTACCAAGATTATCAATGGAGGAGGAAGGAACCCCGTGTTTAACGATAATCTTCGTTTAAGTGTTAGGACTGTCGATTCTTCTCTCAAATGTGAGATTTGGATGATGAGTAGGGTCAAGAATTATCTTGAAGACCAATTGCTTGGTTTTGCTTTAGTACCTTTGTCTGAAGTATTGATGAAAGATGGAAAACTAGAGAAAGAGTTCTCTCTTTCTTCAACCGATCTATTCCATTCCCCGGCAGGTTTCGTTCAATTGTCTGTTGCTTACAACGGTGCTTCGCCCGATGTTATGGAAATTTCGGCAATGCCTAATGCTGAATTGGATCGAAATGGCATTCAGAAGGACTCGGAAACATGTGAGTCGATCGTTAGAGATTTAGGTAAAATCGAGTTCCCGGATCCGAAAATTGTAAATGAAGATCatataatggtttcagaatacttTGGCACTGATAGCTTGGCCACTACTGATACTGAAAATCTTAGTTCTGAAAAAGGTGTTCAATTTGTGGAAAGCTTCTCGGCGGCATGTAGTGCGGAATCTGTTGAACCTCCGAAAGTTGAATCGCCGTCTAGCAGTGTGTCAACAAATGGTGTTGTTTCAAGCACAATTTCAAGCACGAAAGAGAAAACCGTTGATCTCAAAGATGGCGAGAGTGATTCATCGAACGCGTTGCTGAATGAGGCATTTCAAAAGCCTGTTGTGAGTGTGAATATTGAGCCAGAGCCAAAAATGGTGCAGCAGGATATAGTAGACATGTACATGAAAAGTATGCAGCAATTTACTGAGTCCTTagcaaaaatattgttttattttgggTCTTAA
- the LOC123889113 gene encoding uncharacterized protein LOC123889113, with the protein MHHYTYKYVYAKIFLTNDPESSVSTKIINGGGRNPVFNDNLRLSVRIVDSSLKCEIWMMSRVKNYLEDQLLGFALVPLSEVLMKDGKLEKEFSLSSTDLFHSPAGFVQLSVAYNGASPDVMEISAMPNAELDRNGIQKDSETCESIVRDLGKIEFPDPKIVNEDHIMVSEYFGTDSLATTDTENLSSEKGVQFVESFSAACSAESVEPPKVESPSSSVSTNGVVSSTISSTKEKTVDLKDGESDSSNALLNEAFQKPVVSVNIEPEPKMVQQDIVDMYMKSMQQFTESLAKILFYFGS; encoded by the exons ATGCATCATTACACATATAAAT atgttTATGCTAAGATATTTTTGACTAATGATCCTGAGAGTTCTGTCTCTACCAAGATTATCAATGGAGGAGGAAGGAACCCCGTGTTTAACGATAATCTTCGTTTAAGTGTTAGGATTGTCGATTCTTCTCTCAAATGTGAGATTTGGATGATGAGTAGGGTCAAGAATTATCTTGAAGACCAATTGCTTGGTTTTGCTTTAGTACCTTTGTCTGAAGTATTGATGAAAGATGGAAAACTAGAGAAAGAGTTCTCTCTTTCTTCAACCGATCTATTCCATTCCCCGGCAGGTTTCGTTCAATTGTCTGTTGCTTACAACGGTGCTTCGCCCGATGTTATGGAAATTTCGGCAATGCCTAATGCTGAATTGGATCGAAATGGCATTCAGAAGGACTCGGAAACATGTGAGTCGATCGTTAGAGATTTAGGTAAAATCGAGTTCCCGGATCCGAAAATTGTAAATGAAGATCatataatggtttcagaatacttTGGCACTGATAGCTTGGCCACTACTGATACTGAAAATCTTAGTTCTGAAAAAGGTGTTCAATTTGTGGAAAGCTTCTCGGCGGCATGTAGTGCGGAATCTGTTGAACCTCCGAAAGTTGAATCGCCGTCTAGCAGTGTGTCAACAAATGGTGTTGTTTCAAGCACAATTTCAAGCACGAAAGAGAAAACCGTTGATCTCAAAGATGGCGAGAGTGATTCATCGAACGCGTTGCTGAATGAGGCATTTCAAAAGCCTGTTGTGAGTGTGAATATTGAGCCAGAGCCAAAAATGGTGCAGCAGGATATAGTAGACATGTACATGAAAAGTATGCAGCAATTTACTGAGTCCTTagcaaaaatattgttttattttgggTCTTAA
- the LOC123889124 gene encoding uncharacterized protein LOC123889124 produces RIYIYKDVYAKIFFTNDPESSVSTKIINGGGRNPVFNDNLRLSVRTVDSSLKCEIWMMSRVKNYLEDQLLGFALVPLSEVLMKDGKLEKEFSLSSTDLFHSPAGFVQLSVAYNGASPDVMEISAMPNAELDRNGIQKDSETCESIVRDLGKIEFPDPKIVNEDHIMVSEYFGTDSLATTDTENLSSEKGVQFVESFSAACSAESVEPPKVESPSSSVSTNGVVSSTISSTKEKTVDLKDGESDSSNALLNEAFQKPVVSVNIEPEPKMVQQDIVDMYMKSMQQFTESLAKMKLPMDFESGPTRKDL; encoded by the exons aggatttatatatataaagatgttTATGCTAAgatattttttactaatgatCCTGAGAGTTCTGTCTCTACCAAGATTATCAATGGAGGAGGAAGGAACCCCGTGTTTAACGATAATCTTCGTTTAAGTGTTAGGACTGTCGATTCTTCTCTCAAATGTGAGATTTGGATGATGAGTAGGGTCAAGAATTATCTTGAAGACCAATTGCTTGGTTTTGCTTTAGTACCTTTGTCTGAAGTATTGATGAAAGATGGAAAACTAGAGAAAGAGTTCTCTCTTTCTTCAACCGATCTATTCCATTCCCCGGCAGGTTTCGTTCAATTGTCTGTTGCTTACAACGGTGCTTCGCCCGATGTTATGGAAATTTCGGCAATGCCTAATGCTGAATTGGATCGAAATGGCATTCAGAAGGACTCGGAAACATGTGAGTCGATCGTTAGAGATTTAGGTAAAATCGAGTTCCCGGATCCGAAAATTGTAAATGAAGATCatataatggtttcagaatacttTGGCACTGATAGCTTGGCCACTACTGATACTGAAAATCTTAGTTCTGAAAAAGGTGTTCAATTTGTGGAAAGCTTCTCGGCGGCATGTAGTGCGGAATCTGTTGAACCTCCGAAAGTTGAATCGCCGTCTAGCAGTGTGTCAACAAATGGTGTTGTTTCAAGCACAATTTCAAGCACGAAAGAGAAAACCGTTGATCTCAAAGATGGCGAGAGTGATTCATCGAACGCGTTGCTGAATGAGGCATTTCAAAAGCCTGTTGTGAGTGTGAATATTGAGCCAGAGCCAAAAATGGTGCAGCAGGATATAGTAGACATGTACATGAAAAGTATGCAGCAATTTACTGAGTCCTTagcaaaa ATGAAGCTTCCTATGGATTTTGAAAGTGGACCAACTAGAAAGGATTTATAA
- the LOC123889118 gene encoding uncharacterized protein LOC123889118, whose product MHHYTYKYVYAKIFLTNDPESSVSTKIINGGGRNPVFNDNLRLSVRTVDSSLKCEIWMMSRVKNYLEDQLLGFALVPLSEVLMKDGKLEKEFSLSSTDLFHSPAGFVQLSVAYNGASPDVMEISAMPNAELDRNGIQKDSETCESIVRDLGKIEFPDPKIVNEDHIMVSEYFGTDSLATTDTENLSSEKGVQFVESFSAACSAESVEPPKVESPSSSVSTNGVVSSTISSTKEKTVDLKDGESDSSNALLNEAFQKPVVSVNIEPEPKMVQQDIVDMYMKSMQQFTESLAKILFYFGS is encoded by the exons ATGCATCATTACACATATAAAT atgttTATGCTAAGATATTTTTGACTAATGATCCTGAGAGTTCTGTCTCTACCAAGATTATCAATGGAGGAGGAAGGAACCCCGTGTTTAACGATAATCTTCGTTTAAGTGTTAGGACTGTCGATTCTTCTCTCAAATGTGAGATTTGGATGATGAGTAGGGTCAAGAATTATCTTGAAGACCAATTGCTTGGTTTTGCTTTAGTACCTTTGTCTGAAGTATTGATGAAAGATGGAAAACTAGAGAAAGAGTTCTCTCTTTCTTCAACCGATCTATTCCATTCCCCGGCAGGTTTCGTTCAATTGTCTGTTGCTTACAACGGTGCTTCGCCCGATGTTATGGAAATTTCGGCAATGCCTAATGCTGAATTGGATCGAAATGGCATTCAGAAGGACTCGGAAACATGTGAGTCGATCGTTAGAGATTTAGGTAAAATCGAGTTCCCGGATCCGAAAATTGTAAATGAAGATCatataatggtttcagaatacttTGGCACTGATAGCTTGGCCACTACTGATACTGAAAATCTTAGTTCTGAAAAAGGTGTTCAATTTGTGGAAAGCTTCTCGGCGGCATGTAGTGCGGAATCTGTTGAACCTCCGAAAGTTGAATCGCCGTCTAGCAGTGTGTCAACAAATGGTGTTGTTTCAAGCACAATTTCAAGCACGAAAGAGAAAACCGTTGATCTCAAAGATGGCGAGAGTGATTCATCGAACGCGTTGCTGAATGAGGCATTTCAAAAGCCTGTTGTGAGTGTGAATATTGAGCCAGAGCCAAAAATGGTGCAGCAGGATATAGTAGACATGTACATGAAAAGTATGCAGCAATTTACTGAGTCCTTagcaaaaatattgttttattttgggTCTTAA